The following proteins are co-located in the Candidatus Thorarchaeota archaeon genome:
- a CDS encoding cupin domain-containing protein has protein sequence MSGVKGWVSQGTDSQVVFFEIEAGRVVPPHKHCEQFGFMLEGEMALTIGDKTTVYRKGDSYHIPAGVLHSAEFRTFVRVVDFFSDPNRYETE, from the coding sequence ATGTCGGGCGTCAAAGGATGGGTCTCCCAGGGCACTGACTCGCAAGTCGTGTTCTTTGAGATTGAGGCGGGCCGCGTCGTGCCACCCCACAAGCACTGTGAACAGTTCGGCTTCATGCTAGAAGGAGAGATGGCTCTCACGATTGGGGACAAGACCACAGTCTACAGGAAGGGCGACTCCTATCACATACCTGCCGGAGTACTACACAGTGCGGAGTTCAGGACGTTCGTACGTGTCGTCGACTTCTTCTCGGACCCGAACCGCTATGAAACAGAGTAG